In the Corythoichthys intestinalis isolate RoL2023-P3 chromosome 12, ASM3026506v1, whole genome shotgun sequence genome, one interval contains:
- the dbr1 gene encoding lariat debranching enzyme: MKIAVEGCCHGELDKIYETIAYLEKKEGVKVDLLLCCGDFQAVRNEGDLRCMAVPAKYRTMQTFYKYYSGEKKAPILTIFIGGNHEASNHLQELSYGGWVAPNIYYLGYAGVIRYKGIRIGGLSGIFKSHDYRKGHHEFPPYNPETLRSVYHVRNIEVFKLKQIRMPIDIFLSHDWPRGIYHHGPTEELLRKKKFLRHEVESNSLGSPAAAELLEHLQPGYWFSAHLHVKFAALKQHESKPNTAPRATKFLSLDKCLPYREFLQIVDLPERVGSSDDLEYDPEWLAILKATNDLQRTTSHPWNPPENNGLHERWDFTVSEEALMKVVEQLNGELAIPNNFIRTVPPYEPSSPHFHAAPSYLANPQTTELCTILGLTDLYTQAGQVGATSGPQDSRVEEEDDFQSGDEPSEYPTDISSASNSFNPDEINIEDEWEEEEGEEHTESNTHSKPSSGSTHTPKTMVLPPPKSQVSPIVMPPLLDLPPHCQSTPTVPRLPPSDNDVESGERFLKRTSEEAGDPGSQTTTPRIKRRNQIIYATVDDECDE, encoded by the exons ATGAAGATTGCAGTGGAGGGCTGCTGCCATGGCGAGCTGGACAAGATCTACGAGACTATCGCCTACCTGGAAAAAAAGGAAGGCGTCAAAGTAGACCTGCTGCTTTGCTGTGGCGACTTCCAAGCCGTGCGCAACGAAGGCGACCTCAGATGTATGGCGGTGCCTGCAAAGTACAGAACCATGCAGACCTTTTACAA GTACTATTCTGGAGAGAAAAAAGCTCCCATTCTCACCATCTTTATCGGTGGTAACCATGAAGCCTCCAATCACCTGCAGGAGCTCTCGTATGGAGGCTGGGTGGCTCCCAATATATATTATCTGG GTTATGCTGGAGTGATTCGCTACAAAGGGATCCGAATTGGCGGCTTGTCTGGTATCTTCAAGTCACATGACTACAGAAAAG GTCACCATGAATTCCCTCCATACAATCCTGAAACCCTGAGAAGTGTCTATCACGTGCGAAATATTGAGGTGTTTAAACTAAAACAG ATTCGAATGCCCATCGACATTTTTCTGAGCCATGACTGGCCTCGCGGAATCTATCATCATGGGCCCACGGAAGAGCTGCTGCGTAAAAAGAAATTTTTGCGGCACGAGGTTGAGTCCAACTCTCTTGGCAGTCCCGCTGCAGCAGAGCTCCTAGAGCATCTCCAGCCCGGCTATTGGTTCTCAGCACATCTTCACGTCAAGTTTGCTGCCCTGAAGCAACATGAG TCAAAACCCAACACTGCCCCACGGGCCACAAAGTTCCTGTCTCTGGATAAATGTCTGCCCTATCGAGAATTCTTGCAG ATTGTGGACTTACCAGAAAGAGTCGGTTCATCTGATGACTTGGAATATGACCCCGAGTGGCTTGCAATACTGAAGGCCACCAATGATCTGCAGAGAACCACCTCTCATCCATGGAACCCTCCAGAGAATAATGGCCTGCATGAACG GTGGGACTTTACAGTCTCTGAAGAGGCACTGATGAAGGTGGTAGAGCAGCTCAACGGCGAGCTCGCCATCCCGAACAACTTCATCCGCACCGTGCCGCCCTACGAACCAAGTAGTCCTCACTTTCATGCCGCCCCCAGCTACCTCGCCAACCCCCAGACCACAGAGTTGTGCACCATCCTGGGCCTCACGGATCTCTACACCCAAGCGGGCCAGGTCGGCGCCACAAGCGGCCCTCAGGATAGCCGTGTCGAGGAGGAAGATGACTTTCAGAGCGGTGACGAGCCTAGCGAGTACCCAACTGACATTTCGAGCGCGTCAAACTCATTTAATCCTGACGAGATTAACATAGAAGATGAGTGGGAAGAGGAGGAAGGTGAAGAACATACCGAAAGCAACACCCATTCAAAACCGTCCAGCGGTAGCACCCACACACCCAAAACCATGGTCCTGCCCCCGCCCAAATCCCAAGTATCACCCATTGTTATGCCCCCTCTCCTGGATTTGCCTCCCCACTGCCAGTCGACACCCACAGTCCCTCGACTTCCTCCAAGTGACAATGACGTGGAAAGTGGTGAGCGCTTTCTTAAACGGACTAGCGAAGAAGCAGGTGATCCAGGGAGCCAGACTACGACACCGCGGATCAAGCGCCGGAACCAAATAATCTACGCCACAGTGGACGACGAGTGTGACGAATAG